Proteins from a genomic interval of Rhizobium etli CFN 42:
- a CDS encoding Lrp/AsnC family transcriptional regulator: MDEPLDKLDLRLLLELQKDGRLTNNELGERIALSPSQCSRRRTRLEAEGYIRSYRAHLDREKLGLDMLVVISVTLATHNRDNARRFSQLINGLPEVLEAYALTGEMDYHLKVATRGLTDLSKFVNDVLLPHESVQHVKTSIVLDTLKTFEGYPVMMPGSRHGDSAR, translated from the coding sequence ATGGATGAGCCCCTCGACAAACTAGACCTGCGCCTCCTCCTGGAACTTCAAAAGGATGGCAGGCTCACGAACAACGAGCTTGGTGAGCGCATCGCGCTCTCACCGTCGCAATGCTCACGCCGGCGCACCAGACTGGAGGCCGAGGGATATATTCGCAGCTACCGTGCCCACCTCGATCGGGAGAAGCTGGGGCTCGATATGCTGGTGGTCATTTCCGTCACGCTTGCGACCCACAACCGGGACAATGCCCGCCGATTTTCGCAATTGATCAACGGTCTACCCGAGGTTCTCGAAGCCTATGCGCTGACCGGCGAGATGGATTATCACCTCAAGGTGGCGACCCGTGGGCTCACCGATCTGTCGAAGTTCGTCAACGATGTTCTGCTGCCGCACGAATCCGTGCAGCACGTGAAAACCTCGATCGTGCTCGACACGCTGAAGACATTCGAAGGCTATCCGGTGATGATGCCGGGCAGCCGACATGGCGACAGCGCGCGATAA
- the hppD gene encoding 4-hydroxyphenylpyruvate dioxygenase, whose amino-acid sequence MGPFPHDAPPSEITADNPAGTDGFEFVEFAHPEPEKLSELFTRMGYVAVARHKTKDITIWRQGDINYVLNAEPGSHAARFVAKHGPCAPSMAWRVVDARHAFNHAVSKGAVPYEGNDKVLDVPAIVGIGGSLLYFVETYGAKGSAYEAEFDWLGEPNPKPLGIGFYYLDHLTHNVFRGNMDKWWDFYRNLFNFKQIHFFDIDGRITGLVSRAITSPCGKIRIPLNESKDDTSQIEEYLKKYRGEGIQHIAVGTEDIYEATDRLADNGLRFMPGPPETYYDMSYERVHGHDEPIDRMKKHGILIDGEGVVNGGMTKILLQIFSKTVIGPIFFEFIQRKGDEGFGEGNFRALFESIEADQIKRGVIGTAAE is encoded by the coding sequence ATGGGTCCGTTCCCGCATGATGCGCCTCCGTCGGAAATCACCGCCGACAATCCGGCCGGCACCGACGGCTTCGAATTCGTCGAGTTCGCTCACCCCGAACCTGAGAAACTCAGCGAGCTCTTCACACGCATGGGCTATGTCGCGGTCGCCAGGCACAAGACGAAAGACATTACCATCTGGCGCCAGGGCGACATCAATTATGTCCTCAATGCCGAGCCCGGCAGTCATGCCGCCCGTTTCGTCGCAAAGCATGGTCCCTGCGCCCCGTCGATGGCCTGGCGTGTGGTCGATGCCAGGCACGCCTTCAATCACGCCGTGTCGAAAGGCGCCGTTCCCTATGAAGGAAATGACAAGGTGCTCGATGTCCCCGCGATTGTCGGCATTGGCGGTTCGCTGCTCTATTTCGTCGAGACCTATGGGGCGAAAGGATCGGCTTACGAGGCCGAGTTCGATTGGCTTGGCGAGCCCAATCCGAAGCCGCTCGGGATCGGCTTTTATTATCTCGACCATCTCACCCACAATGTCTTCCGCGGCAACATGGACAAGTGGTGGGATTTTTACCGCAACCTGTTCAATTTCAAACAGATTCACTTCTTCGATATTGACGGCCGCATCACCGGTCTGGTCAGCCGCGCCATCACCTCGCCCTGCGGCAAGATCCGCATTCCGCTGAATGAATCGAAGGACGACACCAGCCAGATCGAGGAATATCTGAAGAAGTATCGGGGCGAGGGCATTCAGCATATCGCCGTTGGCACGGAGGATATTTACGAGGCAACCGACCGGCTTGCCGATAACGGCCTGCGCTTCATGCCGGGGCCTCCCGAGACCTATTACGACATGTCCTATGAACGCGTGCATGGCCATGACGAACCGATCGACCGCATGAAGAAGCACGGCATCCTGATCGACGGCGAAGGTGTGGTGAACGGCGGCATGACAAAAATCCTGCTGCAGATATTCTCCAAAACGGTGATCGGTCCGATCTTCTTCGAATTCATCCAGCGCAAGGGCGACGAGGGTTTCGGCGAAGGCAACTTCCGTGCGCTGTTCGAGTCGATCGAAGCCGATCAGATCAAGCGTGGTGTCATCGGCACGGCAGCGGAGTAA
- the hmgA gene encoding homogentisate 1,2-dioxygenase: MDQTAIQAADAEAATANRLKYMPGFGNDFETESLPGALPQGQNSPQKCNYGLYAEQLSGSPFTAPRGTNERSWLYRIRPSVRHTRRFSNASYPLWKTAPCLDEHSLPLGQLRWDPIPAPEEKLTFLQGVRTMTTAGDAATQVGMSAHAYVFNEDMVDDYFFDADGELLIVPQLGAIRVFTEMGIMDVEPLEICLVPRGMMFKVMTTGEQTASRGYICENYGAKFTLPDRGPIGANCLANPRDFKTPVAAFEDKEKPCRVHVKWCGKFYVTEIGHSPLDVVAWHGNYAPYKYDLRTFSPVGAISFDHPDPSIFSVLTAPTEDAGTANVDFVIFPPRWLVAEHTFRPPWYHRNIMSEFMGLIHGQYDAKEEGFVPGGISLHNMMLPHGPDALAFEKASNVELKPVKLDHTMAFMFETRYPQQLTKYAAELETLQDDYLECWDGLERKFDGTPGIK; this comes from the coding sequence ATGGACCAGACAGCGATCCAGGCCGCCGATGCGGAAGCGGCGACCGCAAACAGACTGAAATATATGCCAGGTTTCGGCAACGATTTCGAGACGGAGTCGCTGCCTGGCGCCTTGCCGCAGGGCCAGAACAGCCCGCAGAAATGCAACTACGGCCTTTATGCCGAGCAGCTTTCCGGCTCGCCCTTCACCGCGCCGCGCGGCACGAATGAACGATCCTGGCTGTACCGCATTCGCCCGAGCGTGCGCCACACCCGCCGCTTCTCGAACGCCTCCTATCCGCTTTGGAAAACCGCGCCGTGTCTGGACGAGCATTCGCTCCCGCTCGGCCAGCTTCGCTGGGATCCGATCCCCGCGCCTGAGGAGAAGCTGACTTTTCTGCAAGGGGTGCGGACGATGACGACGGCGGGCGATGCCGCGACCCAGGTCGGCATGTCGGCGCATGCCTATGTCTTCAACGAAGACATGGTCGACGACTATTTCTTCGATGCCGATGGCGAACTGCTGATCGTGCCGCAGCTCGGCGCCATCAGAGTGTTCACCGAAATGGGCATCATGGACGTCGAGCCGCTGGAGATATGCCTCGTTCCCCGCGGCATGATGTTCAAGGTCATGACGACCGGCGAGCAGACGGCCTCGCGTGGCTATATCTGCGAGAACTATGGCGCCAAATTCACATTGCCGGATCGCGGGCCGATCGGCGCCAATTGCCTGGCAAATCCGCGCGACTTCAAGACGCCTGTTGCCGCTTTCGAGGACAAGGAAAAACCCTGCCGCGTCCATGTGAAATGGTGCGGCAAATTCTATGTCACCGAGATCGGCCACTCGCCGCTGGATGTGGTTGCCTGGCATGGCAACTACGCGCCCTACAAATACGACTTGCGGACGTTTTCCCCGGTCGGCGCGATCAGCTTCGATCATCCCGATCCGTCTATCTTCTCGGTGCTGACGGCGCCGACCGAAGATGCCGGCACGGCGAATGTCGATTTCGTGATCTTTCCGCCGCGCTGGCTGGTCGCTGAGCACACCTTCCGCCCGCCCTGGTACCACCGCAACATCATGAGCGAGTTCATGGGCCTGATCCATGGTCAGTATGACGCCAAGGAGGAGGGGTTCGTGCCGGGCGGGATCAGCCTGCATAATATGATGCTGCCCCATGGGCCGGACGCGCTCGCCTTCGAAAAGGCATCCAATGTAGAACTCAAGCCGGTGAAGCTCGATCACACCATGGCCTTCATGTTCGAGACTCGCTACCCGCAGCAGCTGACCAAATATGCAGCCGAGCTCGAAACGCTGCAGGACGATTACCTCGAGTGCTGGGATGGCCTCGAACGCAAGTTCGACGGAACTCCGGGCATCAAGTAA
- a CDS encoding fumarylacetoacetate hydrolase family protein yields MKLATLKDSTRDGRLVVVSRDLTRCSEVGHIARTLQAALDDWEHVAPRLRLVAEGIETGAQPTMRFHEHDAASPLPRAYQWADGSAYVNHVELVRKARGAEMPASFWTDPLMYQGGSDSFLAPRDPILVADEAYGIDMEGEVAVITGDVAMGASPEAARGAIRLLMLVNDVSLRGLIPDELAKGFGFFQSKPASAFSPVAVTPDELADAWDGGKLHLPLLVSLNGKPFGRANAGIDMTFDFGQLIAHAAKTRHLVAGTIIGSGTVSNKLDGGPGKPVDAGGDGYSCIAELRMIEAIESGSPKSPFMRFGDQVRIEMKDDAGHSIFGAIEQTVGKYEGAAGG; encoded by the coding sequence ATGAAACTTGCGACCTTGAAGGACTCCACCAGGGACGGCCGCCTCGTCGTCGTGTCCCGCGATCTGACCCGCTGTTCGGAGGTCGGCCATATCGCCCGCACCCTGCAGGCGGCGCTCGACGACTGGGAGCATGTCGCTCCGAGACTTCGTCTGGTTGCCGAAGGCATCGAGACGGGAGCCCAGCCGACGATGCGGTTTCACGAACATGACGCCGCATCGCCTTTGCCGCGCGCCTATCAATGGGCCGACGGCTCGGCATACGTCAACCATGTGGAACTGGTGCGCAAGGCGCGCGGCGCCGAGATGCCGGCTAGCTTCTGGACCGATCCTTTGATGTATCAAGGCGGCTCTGACAGTTTTCTTGCGCCGCGGGATCCGATCCTGGTGGCAGACGAGGCCTATGGGATCGACATGGAGGGAGAGGTTGCCGTCATCACGGGCGACGTTGCCATGGGAGCCAGCCCCGAGGCGGCGCGCGGCGCAATCCGCCTGCTGATGCTCGTCAATGACGTGTCGCTGCGCGGCCTGATCCCCGATGAGCTCGCCAAGGGTTTTGGTTTCTTCCAATCCAAGCCGGCCTCGGCATTCTCGCCGGTGGCGGTGACGCCGGACGAGCTAGCGGACGCCTGGGATGGCGGCAAGCTCCACCTGCCGCTGCTCGTAAGCTTGAATGGTAAGCCATTCGGCAGGGCGAATGCCGGCATCGACATGACCTTCGACTTCGGCCAGCTGATTGCCCATGCCGCGAAAACCCGCCACCTCGTGGCGGGGACGATCATCGGTTCCGGCACGGTTTCCAACAAACTCGACGGCGGCCCCGGCAAGCCGGTGGACGCGGGGGGAGACGGCTATTCCTGCATTGCCGAACTGAGGATGATCGAGGCCATCGAGAGCGGATCGCCGAAGAGCCCCTTCATGAGGTTCGGCGACCAGGTCCGCATCGAGATGAAGGACGATGCCGGCCATTCGATCTTCGGGGCGATCGAGCAGACGGTCGGAAAATACGAGGGAGCTGCCGGGGGATGA
- the maiA gene encoding maleylacetoacetate isomerase, giving the protein MSEIILYDYWRSSASYRVRIALNLLGLDYQTVPINLLDGAHKMPDYLTLNPQGLVPTLVIDGKTLTQSLAIIEYLAELRPECGLLPTDSADRQKVRALAYAIAMDIHPVCNLHVVSHLRTLTDKAEAREEWMKHFIGDGLRKLEIMLGESDGAFSFGGRPSIADLCLVPQVYNARRWGVDITAFRRISDIDARCADLPAFQAAHPDRVKP; this is encoded by the coding sequence ATGAGCGAGATCATTCTTTACGACTACTGGCGGTCATCGGCGAGTTATCGGGTGCGGATCGCGCTCAATCTTCTGGGCCTCGACTACCAGACAGTGCCGATCAACCTGCTCGACGGTGCGCACAAGATGCCGGACTATCTCACCCTCAATCCGCAGGGGCTCGTGCCGACACTCGTGATAGATGGGAAAACGCTGACACAGTCGCTGGCCATCATCGAATATCTGGCCGAGCTTCGACCGGAATGCGGACTGCTGCCAACCGACAGCGCTGATCGTCAGAAAGTCCGCGCCCTGGCCTATGCGATTGCCATGGACATCCATCCGGTCTGCAACCTGCATGTCGTCTCGCATCTTCGGACGCTTACCGACAAGGCCGAGGCTCGCGAGGAATGGATGAAGCACTTCATCGGCGATGGACTTCGCAAGCTGGAGATCATGCTCGGCGAATCCGATGGCGCGTTCAGCTTTGGCGGCAGGCCGTCGATCGCCGATCTCTGCCTTGTTCCCCAGGTCTACAATGCTCGCCGCTGGGGAGTTGATATCACTGCTTTCAGACGCATCAGCGATATCGACGCTAGATGCGCCGACCTCCCCGCCTTCCAGGCAGCGCATCCGGACCGCGTGAAGCCGTAG
- a CDS encoding MEKHLA domain-containing protein: MTSPYDNNALDLRNDPDFFALLAGSYRLIVGRRLVEDWQGPEWLYSQAPFVVLAHNTLPDPRFIYANRTAQNCFEYSWDEFVMLPSRLSAEQPDRAERQRLLDAVTRDGFVDNGRGLRVAKSGRRFWVENFTVWQLIDETGKRLGQAAIFSSWRDE, from the coding sequence GTGACTTCTCCCTATGACAACAACGCCCTCGACCTGAGGAATGATCCCGATTTCTTTGCCCTTCTTGCCGGCAGCTACCGGCTTATTGTCGGCCGCCGTCTTGTGGAGGATTGGCAAGGGCCGGAGTGGCTTTACAGCCAAGCGCCTTTCGTGGTCCTCGCCCACAATACCCTACCCGACCCGCGCTTCATCTACGCAAACCGAACCGCGCAGAACTGCTTCGAATATAGCTGGGACGAATTCGTCATGCTGCCGTCACGGCTTTCGGCCGAGCAGCCTGATCGCGCCGAACGCCAGCGGCTGCTGGACGCCGTCACGCGCGATGGGTTTGTCGACAACGGACGCGGCCTCAGGGTGGCGAAGTCGGGGCGCCGTTTCTGGGTCGAAAATTTCACTGTCTGGCAGCTCATCGATGAGACGGGAAAGCGGTTGGGCCAGGCGGCGATATTTTCATCGTGGCGGGACGAGTAG
- a CDS encoding patatin-like phospholipase family protein: protein MSEDEHAPLNAVLSGSDDPEKPAERYKLGLCLSGGYRAMLFHAGSLARLNEAGLLAKLDMISSVSGGSIASGLLAHVWPRLAFENEVAVNFRAQYVDRILAFSQIFADGPSFLKGAFNPFSSAAEEVAKLYERHLFDGRSPSLSDLPVSPWFVFCASNLSTGSLFRMSNRYIADYRIGLSFHPALSLATAVAASAAFPPVLSPLRLDLSKFPWKREKLDDTVGDPVAPERAILSDGGVYDNHGIEPALKRCDCLLVSDAGAPWRSSASGYWNYLSQLKRVLDTTDNQVRSLRRRDLIGGFRAAKQADLLGLDDLAKSALRARTHGVYWSIDSKDAELKAYASYTLPPSSVVPSEVGTYLHFLGTRETEYLTNWGHYVCDAMLNRFYQPLPAPSSGPPLASGTVKPPWAARASRRLFDVLPF, encoded by the coding sequence ATGTCGGAAGACGAACATGCGCCATTGAATGCTGTCTTGTCGGGATCCGACGACCCCGAGAAGCCCGCTGAGCGCTATAAACTCGGCCTCTGCCTTTCCGGCGGCTATCGGGCCATGCTTTTCCATGCGGGATCGCTGGCAAGGCTCAACGAGGCCGGTCTTCTGGCGAAGCTCGACATGATTTCGTCGGTCTCGGGCGGGTCCATCGCCTCCGGCCTGCTGGCCCATGTGTGGCCACGGCTGGCCTTTGAGAACGAGGTTGCCGTCAACTTCAGGGCTCAATACGTCGACCGCATTCTGGCCTTCAGCCAGATATTCGCGGATGGGCCGAGTTTCCTGAAGGGCGCGTTTAATCCCTTCTCGAGCGCTGCCGAGGAGGTCGCGAAACTCTACGAAAGACATCTGTTCGACGGAAGGTCGCCAAGCCTCAGCGATCTTCCGGTCTCGCCTTGGTTCGTATTTTGCGCCAGCAATCTCAGCACGGGTTCACTCTTCCGGATGTCGAACCGCTATATCGCGGATTACCGGATCGGCCTGTCGTTTCATCCGGCACTTTCGCTCGCGACCGCGGTTGCTGCTTCGGCGGCATTCCCGCCTGTCCTGTCGCCGCTGCGATTGGACCTATCGAAATTTCCCTGGAAAAGGGAAAAACTCGATGACACCGTTGGCGATCCCGTTGCACCGGAAAGGGCAATATTGAGCGACGGCGGCGTCTACGACAATCACGGCATCGAGCCGGCGCTGAAACGCTGCGACTGCCTGCTTGTCAGCGATGCCGGCGCGCCTTGGCGCTCCTCGGCTAGCGGCTACTGGAACTATCTCTCGCAACTCAAGCGCGTTCTCGATACGACGGACAATCAGGTGCGGTCGTTGCGGCGCCGAGACCTGATCGGCGGTTTCAGGGCCGCAAAACAGGCCGATTTGCTTGGCCTCGACGATCTCGCGAAATCGGCGCTGCGGGCAAGAACCCATGGCGTTTATTGGTCGATCGACAGCAAGGACGCCGAACTCAAGGCATACGCCTCTTACACGCTGCCGCCGTCCTCGGTCGTTCCGTCCGAGGTCGGCACCTATCTTCACTTCCTCGGCACCAGGGAAACGGAGTATCTGACGAACTGGGGGCACTATGTGTGCGACGCGATGCTCAATCGCTTCTATCAACCGCTGCCGGCGCCGTCCTCCGGCCCGCCGTTGGCATCCGGGACGGTGAAGCCCCCCTGGGCGGCGAGAGCGAGCAGGCGTCTATTCGACGTTTTGCCCTTTTGA
- a CDS encoding SixA phosphatase family protein — MTPKPMLPKHRLILLRHAKSAWPDGVADRERPLADRGRKAASVIGTYMVREKLFPDLALVSPARRARETWKLVRGALLKKVEHEAADIYEVSAERMLDVIRAVEPDIRTLLIVGHNPGMEIAASLIVADGDADAVGRMREKFPTGGLAVIDLDLDGWDEIAADTGYLERFVTPRSLG, encoded by the coding sequence ATGACGCCGAAACCCATGCTGCCGAAACACCGCCTCATCCTTTTGCGCCATGCCAAATCCGCCTGGCCCGACGGTGTGGCCGACCGTGAAAGGCCATTGGCGGATCGCGGGCGCAAGGCAGCATCCGTCATCGGCACCTATATGGTGCGCGAAAAACTGTTCCCCGATCTCGCCCTCGTCTCGCCGGCCCGCCGGGCGCGGGAAACCTGGAAGCTCGTCCGCGGGGCCCTTTTGAAAAAGGTCGAACACGAGGCGGCGGATATCTACGAGGTGTCGGCCGAGCGCATGCTCGATGTGATCCGGGCCGTCGAACCTGATATCCGCACGCTTCTCATCGTTGGCCACAATCCAGGCATGGAGATTGCAGCCTCGCTGATCGTGGCGGACGGCGATGCCGATGCCGTGGGACGCATGCGGGAGAAGTTCCCGACGGGGGGACTCGCCGTCATTGACCTCGATCTCGACGGATGGGACGAGATTGCGGCGGACACCGGTTATCTCGAGCGGTTCGTAACCCCGCGATCCTTGGGGTAA
- a CDS encoding vitamin B12-dependent ribonucleotide reductase produces MRIERRFTKAGQGAYADIEFRKATSEIKNPDGSIVFRLENIDVPAQFSQVATDVLAQKYFRKAGVPTRLKKVEENDVPSFLWRSVPDEAALKTLPKEEQTGSEIDARQVFDRLAGTWTYWGWKGGYFSSEEDAAAFKDELAYMLATQRVAPNSPQWFNTGLHWAYGIDGPGQGHFYVDPFTGKLTKSKSAYEHPQPHACFIQSVEDDLVNEGGIMDLWVREARLFKYGSGTGSNFSMLRGEGEKLSGGGRSSGLMSFLKIGDRAAGAIKSGGTTRRAAKMVVVDIDHPDIEEYINWKVKEEQKVAALVTGSKIVARHLKAIMKACVNCDGGDNGDCFDPAKNPALKREIRAAKKDQVPENYVQRVIQFARQGYKDLEFKTYDTDWDSEAYLTVSGQNSNNSVSIKDDFLRAVENDGEWKLTARKDGRVMKTLKARDLWETISYAAWASADPGIHFNTTMNDWHTSPAGGPIRGSNPCSEYMFLDDTACNLASLNLLQFKDKATKRINIGDYEHAVRLWTVVLEVSVMMAQFPSKRIAELSYEYRTLGLGYANIGGLLMSSGIPYDSAEARAIAGSLTAIMTGICYATSAEMAAELGPFPNFAPNRESMLRVIRNHRRAAYGETSGYEALSINPVALIHSENPDQDLAAHAKSAWDKALELGEQHGYRNAQVSVIAPTGTIGLVMDCDTTGIEPDFALVKFKKLAGGGYFKIINRAVPEALRTLGYSESQIAEIEAYAVGHGNLNQAPAINPSTLKAKGFTDEKVEAVNAALKSAFDIKFVFNQWTLGADFLKDTLKVSDEQLTDMSFSLLDHMGFSKKDIEAANIHVCGAMTLEGAPFLKAEHLPVFDCANPCGKIGKRYLSVESHIRMMAAAQPFISGAISKTINMPNEATVEDCKNAYLLSWKLGLKANALYRDGSKLSQPLNASLIEDESDEDALEDLIQQPLAAQAVTVTEKIIERVIERVSREREKLPNRRQGYTQKAAVGGHKVYLRTGEFGDGRLGEIFIDMHKEGAAFRAMMNNFAIAISLGLQYGVPLEEYVEAFTFTKFEPAGMVIGNDAIKNATSILDYVFRELAVSYLGRHDLAHVDTSDFSNTALGKGIQEGKTNLLSTGWTRGYKPTLVSGTGGERQAGEPKGAAAAAPARAASTGTVTAFAGSAARKLEPTAAISTSEIVAFKRDYEERAKELAEEIAEEVMEEITSDATALFSDKAAADAATAKTEAKKVEAERRQRSIMQGYTGNMCSECQNFTMVRNGTCEKCDTCGATSGCS; encoded by the coding sequence ATGCGCATCGAACGTCGTTTCACGAAGGCCGGCCAAGGCGCCTATGCGGATATCGAATTCCGCAAGGCGACGAGCGAGATCAAGAACCCGGACGGGTCGATCGTCTTCCGCCTCGAGAATATCGACGTTCCCGCGCAGTTCTCCCAGGTCGCGACCGACGTTCTGGCGCAGAAGTATTTCCGCAAGGCCGGTGTTCCCACCCGTCTGAAGAAGGTCGAGGAAAACGACGTTCCCTCCTTCCTGTGGCGCTCCGTTCCCGACGAAGCCGCGCTGAAGACCCTGCCCAAGGAGGAGCAGACCGGCTCCGAGATCGATGCGCGCCAGGTCTTCGACCGTCTCGCCGGCACCTGGACCTATTGGGGTTGGAAGGGCGGCTATTTCTCTTCGGAAGAAGATGCAGCAGCCTTCAAGGACGAGCTTGCTTATATGCTCGCCACCCAGCGCGTCGCCCCGAACTCGCCGCAGTGGTTCAACACCGGCCTGCACTGGGCCTATGGCATCGACGGCCCCGGCCAGGGCCATTTCTACGTCGACCCTTTCACCGGCAAGCTGACCAAGTCCAAGTCGGCCTACGAGCATCCGCAGCCGCATGCCTGCTTCATCCAGTCGGTTGAGGACGACCTCGTCAACGAAGGCGGCATCATGGACCTCTGGGTGCGTGAAGCGCGCCTGTTCAAATACGGCTCCGGCACCGGCTCCAACTTCTCCATGCTGCGCGGTGAAGGTGAAAAGCTTTCCGGCGGCGGCCGCTCCTCCGGCCTGATGAGCTTCCTGAAGATCGGCGACCGCGCCGCCGGCGCCATCAAATCGGGCGGCACGACGCGCCGCGCCGCCAAGATGGTGGTCGTCGATATCGACCATCCCGATATCGAGGAATACATCAACTGGAAGGTCAAGGAAGAGCAGAAGGTGGCGGCCCTCGTCACCGGCTCGAAGATCGTCGCCCGCCACCTAAAGGCGATCATGAAGGCCTGCGTCAACTGCGACGGTGGCGACAACGGCGATTGCTTCGACCCGGCCAAGAATCCTGCCCTGAAGCGCGAAATTCGCGCCGCCAAGAAGGACCAGGTTCCTGAGAATTACGTCCAGCGCGTCATCCAGTTCGCCCGCCAGGGTTATAAGGATCTCGAATTCAAGACCTACGACACGGACTGGGATTCGGAAGCCTATCTCACGGTCTCCGGCCAGAACTCCAACAACTCGGTCTCGATCAAGGACGACTTCCTGCGCGCCGTCGAAAATGACGGCGAATGGAAGCTGACCGCCCGCAAGGATGGCCGGGTGATGAAGACGTTGAAGGCGCGCGATCTCTGGGAAACGATTTCCTACGCCGCCTGGGCCTCGGCCGATCCGGGCATCCACTTCAACACGACGATGAACGACTGGCACACGTCGCCGGCCGGCGGCCCGATCCGCGGCTCGAACCCGTGCTCGGAATATATGTTCCTCGACGACACGGCCTGCAACCTTGCCTCGCTGAACCTGCTGCAGTTCAAGGACAAGGCCACCAAGCGCATCAATATCGGCGATTATGAACATGCGGTTCGCCTGTGGACTGTCGTGCTCGAAGTCTCGGTCATGATGGCGCAGTTCCCGTCGAAGCGCATTGCCGAACTCTCCTACGAATACCGCACGCTCGGCCTCGGCTACGCCAATATCGGCGGCCTGCTGATGTCCTCGGGCATTCCTTATGACTCCGCCGAAGCCCGCGCCATCGCCGGCTCGCTGACCGCGATCATGACCGGCATTTGCTATGCGACGTCGGCCGAAATGGCTGCCGAGCTCGGGCCGTTCCCGAACTTCGCGCCCAACCGCGAGAGCATGCTGCGGGTCATCCGCAACCATCGCCGCGCCGCCTACGGCGAAACCTCCGGCTATGAGGCGCTGTCGATCAACCCGGTCGCGCTGATCCATTCGGAAAACCCGGATCAGGATCTTGCCGCCCATGCCAAATCGGCCTGGGATAAGGCGCTCGAGCTCGGCGAACAGCATGGCTACCGCAATGCCCAGGTCTCGGTCATCGCCCCCACCGGCACGATCGGCCTCGTCATGGATTGCGACACGACCGGCATCGAGCCTGACTTCGCCCTCGTCAAGTTCAAGAAGCTCGCCGGCGGCGGCTACTTCAAGATCATCAACCGCGCCGTACCGGAAGCGCTGCGCACCCTCGGCTATTCCGAAAGCCAGATCGCCGAAATCGAAGCCTATGCGGTCGGCCATGGCAATCTGAACCAGGCGCCGGCAATCAATCCGTCGACGCTGAAGGCCAAGGGCTTCACCGATGAGAAGGTGGAAGCCGTCAACGCTGCGCTGAAGAGCGCTTTCGACATCAAGTTCGTCTTCAACCAGTGGACGCTCGGCGCCGACTTCCTCAAGGACACATTGAAGGTTTCCGACGAACAGCTCACTGACATGAGCTTCAGCCTGCTCGACCATATGGGCTTCTCGAAGAAGGATATCGAAGCCGCCAACATCCATGTCTGCGGCGCGATGACGCTGGAAGGCGCGCCCTTCCTGAAGGCCGAGCACCTCCCGGTCTTCGATTGCGCCAATCCCTGCGGCAAGATCGGCAAGCGCTACCTCTCGGTGGAAAGCCATATCCGCATGATGGCAGCTGCCCAGCCCTTCATCTCGGGTGCGATTTCCAAGACGATCAACATGCCGAACGAGGCGACCGTCGAGGATTGCAAGAACGCCTATCTCCTGTCCTGGAAGCTCGGTCTCAAGGCCAACGCGCTCTATCGCGACGGCTCGAAGCTGTCGCAGCCGCTCAACGCCTCGCTGATCGAGGACGAGAGCGACGAGGATGCACTGGAGGATCTGATCCAGCAGCCGCTCGCCGCACAGGCCGTGACAGTCACTGAAAAGATCATCGAGCGGGTAATCGAACGGGTTTCGCGCGAACGCGAGAAGCTGCCGAACCGCCGCCAGGGTTACACCCAGAAGGCCGCCGTCGGCGGGCACAAGGTGTATCTGCGCACCGGCGAATTCGGCGACGGCCGCCTCGGCGAGATCTTCATCGACATGCACAAGGAAGGCGCTGCCTTCCGTGCGATGATGAACAATTTCGCCATCGCCATCTCGCTCGGCCTGCAATATGGCGTGCCGCTCGAGGAATATGTCGAGGCCTTCACCTTTACCAAGTTCGAGCCGGCCGGCATGGTCATCGGCAACGATGCGATCAAGAACGCCACCTCGATCCTCGACTACGTCTTCCGCGAGCTTGCCGTCTCCTATCTCGGCCGCCACGACCTCGCGCATGTCGATACGTCGGATTTCTCGAACACCGCACTCGGCAAGGGTATCCAGGAAGGCAAGACCAACCTGCTGTCGACTGGCTGGACCCGCGGCTACAAGCCGACGCTCGTTTCCGGCACCGGCGGCGAGCGCCAGGCGGGCGAACCCAAGGGTGCCGCCGCCGCAGCCCCTGCCCGCGCCGCTTCCACCGGCACGGTCACCGCCTTTGCCGGCAGTGCGGCCCGCAAGCTGGAGCCGACCGCCGCCATCTCCACCTCCGAAATCGTTGCCTTCAAGCGCGATTACGAAGAGCGCGCCAAGGAACTGGCCGAGGAGATTGCCGAAGAGGTGATGGAAGAAATCACCAGCGACGCCACCGCCCTCTTCTCCGACAAGGCGGCAGCGGATGCGGCAACGGCCAAGACCGAAGCCAAGAAAGTGGAAGCCGAACGCCGCCAGCGCTCGATCATGCAGGGGTATACGGGCAACATGTGCTCGGAGTGCCAGAACTTCACGATGGTCCGGAACGGCACTTGCGAGAAGTGCGACACGTGTGGTGCGACGAGCGGCTGTAGCTGA